The Lewinellaceae bacterium genome has a segment encoding these proteins:
- the rmuC gene encoding DNA recombination protein RmuC — protein sequence MQDPLLLGILYLLIGLFLGGALVWFYAKINLRVNAVSKSELDKDYVLRQIHESLQMQADLLKEDLAERDQEIKELTASLAAENQSAKHLQEKLAQQMQEMEALQKQARVEFENISNKLLEEKSLKFMENNHRQLSDILNPLREKIKTFEDNVEKRFLLETKDRVSLKTEIEHLRALNQQLSTDANNLATALKGDSKTQGDWGELQLEMLLEKSGLNKDIHYHTQSSFADQDGNQKRPDFIINMPGGKQLILDSKVSLTAYQNYCEASDEPDKSKHLKAHVDSLRRHVKDLNGKNYEQLYQINSPDYLLLFVPIESALALALQQDSHLFLDALDKNIVIVTTSTLLATMRTVSYIWKQEKQTKNVLEIARQSGMLYDKFCAFVDDLKDIGLRLDQAQGAYQGAMNKLTESKKFGDTLIGRAEKIKMLGARASKNLPKDLLEEGSELDEENE from the coding sequence ATGCAAGACCCTTTATTGTTGGGAATACTCTATTTACTCATTGGTTTGTTTTTAGGCGGGGCCTTAGTATGGTTTTATGCCAAAATCAATTTGCGGGTGAATGCCGTGAGTAAGTCCGAGCTGGACAAAGATTACGTATTGAGGCAGATCCATGAAAGTCTCCAGATGCAGGCAGATCTGTTGAAAGAAGACCTGGCAGAAAGAGACCAGGAAATAAAAGAGCTGACCGCTTCCCTGGCCGCTGAAAACCAGTCGGCGAAACATCTTCAGGAAAAACTTGCCCAGCAAATGCAGGAGATGGAGGCGCTTCAAAAGCAGGCGCGTGTAGAATTTGAGAACATTTCCAACAAACTTCTGGAGGAAAAGAGCCTTAAATTCATGGAAAACAATCACCGTCAGTTAAGTGATATCCTGAACCCGCTCCGGGAAAAAATAAAAACCTTTGAAGACAATGTGGAAAAACGATTCCTTTTAGAAACCAAAGACCGGGTTTCACTAAAAACGGAAATCGAACACCTTCGCGCCCTGAACCAGCAGTTGAGTACGGATGCCAACAACCTGGCCACTGCACTCAAAGGCGACAGCAAAACGCAGGGGGACTGGGGAGAACTCCAGCTCGAAATGCTCCTGGAAAAATCCGGTCTCAATAAAGACATTCATTACCATACCCAAAGTTCTTTTGCCGACCAGGATGGCAATCAGAAAAGACCTGATTTTATCATCAATATGCCCGGGGGCAAACAACTCATTCTCGATTCCAAGGTTTCTCTTACTGCCTATCAAAATTATTGTGAAGCTTCGGATGAGCCCGACAAGTCAAAACATCTCAAAGCCCATGTGGACAGCCTGCGTCGGCATGTCAAGGATCTGAACGGCAAGAATTATGAGCAATTATACCAAATCAATTCTCCTGATTACCTTTTGCTCTTTGTGCCCATTGAAAGTGCTCTTGCCCTTGCTTTGCAACAAGATTCACACCTTTTTCTGGACGCCCTGGATAAAAATATAGTCATTGTAACCACCTCAACGCTTTTGGCTACCATGAGAACAGTTTCCTATATTTGGAAGCAGGAAAAACAAACGAAAAACGTATTGGAGATCGCCCGCCAGAGCGGGATGTTATACGATAAATTTTGTGCCTTTGTGGACGACCTTAAAGATATTGGTCTGCGGCTCGACCAGGCCCAGGGAGCTTACCAGGGGGCTATGAATAAACTCACAGAATCTAAAAAATTCGGAGATACGCTAATTGGCCGGGCCGAAAAGATTAAAATGTTGGGCGCCCGGGCCTCTAAAAATTTGCCAAAAGACTTACTGGAGGAGGGGAGTGAGCTGGATGAGGAAAATGAATGA